In Microvenator marinus, one genomic interval encodes:
- the tadA gene encoding tRNA adenosine(34) deaminase TadA, whose product METPISSNHAYFMELALNEARRAAEMGEVPIGAVVVLNDEVIATGHNLRETTQDPTAHAELLAMQEAARHVGSWRLIDCTTYVTLEPCPMCAGVMVNARLSNLVYGARDPKAGAVRSLFTLADDPRLNHRVEIIEGILDAECGQILTDFFRGIREGHVKKPGKG is encoded by the coding sequence ATGGAAACTCCCATATCTTCAAATCACGCCTACTTCATGGAGCTTGCTCTAAACGAAGCTCGGCGCGCAGCAGAGATGGGAGAAGTTCCAATCGGGGCTGTCGTTGTACTCAACGACGAAGTCATCGCTACCGGTCATAATCTCAGGGAAACCACTCAAGATCCTACAGCTCACGCCGAACTTCTTGCGATGCAAGAGGCGGCTCGGCACGTAGGTTCCTGGCGACTCATCGATTGTACCACCTACGTGACGCTTGAGCCCTGCCCTATGTGTGCCGGAGTCATGGTCAACGCCAGATTGTCAAATCTGGTCTATGGCGCTCGGGACCCAAAAGCTGGTGCAGTGAGATCACTTTTTACACTCGCAGACGACCCTCGACTCAATCATCGAGTCGAAATCATCGAGGGAATCCTCGATGCCGAGTGTGGTCAGATATTGACCGATTTTTTCCGTGGTATTCGCGAGGGCCACGTAAAGAAGCCCGGAAAGGGTTAA
- a CDS encoding DsbA family protein — protein MFFKHILLLTLSTLLFASSCKSDNPTPTATSPTEETGATAEKAAQKDAPSAKAPKGDIYPGFNFAALEPSEQERFVEVAKAELCPCPNMPESLHECLQKADQRCDLSEQAASHVAIKIKEGLNQTDTLASLASFLESTRKKHEFNLQNSPLKGSADAGIIIVEFADFECPHCREFSKTLDKAHKLHGDKIGVYFKHFPLSAHSNGRLAAQAAVAAHNQKKFWPMHDLVFENQRSLSPDRIMSFAQQIGLNMEKFTQDLNSAMTVAAVQADRAEGEKAQLTGTPTIYINGVKYMGDRSEEGFLKHLEELLKE, from the coding sequence ATGTTTTTCAAGCACATCCTACTCTTAACCTTGAGCACATTGCTTTTTGCATCGTCATGTAAGAGCGACAACCCTACGCCAACCGCAACCTCCCCAACCGAGGAGACCGGAGCAACCGCGGAAAAAGCTGCTCAAAAGGATGCGCCAAGTGCCAAAGCTCCAAAGGGCGATATCTACCCTGGCTTTAACTTCGCGGCCTTGGAACCAAGCGAACAGGAGCGGTTTGTTGAGGTCGCAAAGGCAGAACTTTGTCCTTGTCCGAACATGCCAGAATCCCTGCACGAGTGCCTCCAGAAGGCAGACCAGCGCTGTGATCTATCCGAGCAAGCTGCCTCACACGTTGCGATCAAGATCAAAGAGGGTTTGAACCAAACCGACACACTCGCATCGCTCGCGTCGTTCCTTGAGTCCACACGCAAGAAGCACGAGTTCAACCTCCAAAACTCGCCGCTTAAAGGCTCGGCTGATGCTGGTATCATCATCGTCGAATTTGCGGACTTCGAATGCCCTCATTGCCGAGAGTTTTCCAAGACCTTGGACAAGGCGCACAAACTGCATGGAGATAAGATCGGAGTCTATTTCAAGCATTTCCCGCTCAGTGCACATTCAAACGGAAGGCTTGCTGCACAAGCCGCTGTAGCCGCACATAACCAGAAGAAGTTCTGGCCAATGCACGACCTGGTCTTTGAGAATCAACGAAGCCTCTCGCCAGACCGCATCATGAGCTTCGCACAGCAGATTGGCCTGAATATGGAGAAGTTCACCCAAGACTTGAACTCGGCTATGACTGTGGCCGCTGTGCAAGCAGACCGTGCCGAGGGAGAAAAGGCCCAACTCACGGGAACCCCAACCATTTACATTAACGGGGTTAAGTACATGGGAGACCGTTCAGAAGAAGGTTTCCTCAAACATCTTGAAGAATTGCTTAAAGAATAG
- a CDS encoding porin, with product MTKYPLIIGAFLLPVTVWAQNIEPQAEETPPDVTETEVVEATEGSVESTETTVQTAPPPPVVEAEPAPSAVSAVEPNGGVLVNPPSLSNHPVDVALNVEQREEGVENPYLWNLRIGGYLRTGFTDIQNDPNNDLFGRNDGFVVASARLTIEGDILEQLTFRLQLDGAIDQDLGGTRPLSQLDTRLRDAIIAWKPLDFVRINAGQFKAPFEVEETYSRAEQLFVQNSVASRGVGVTEGFAVDGLARDREAGVMLDAPIIRFGSEDGLGVRYALALTNGRPASLQGNDNDSFATYGRLEVYWAEMVRLGGAVQINEERLQAEEADFIDQDVFGFTADLTFQHSGVTLIGNFTQTTSEIAAISAQPSVTSTGYQVSLAYQEPFFGFQPAFRYAYLDPTSDTSGQTPDPLFENDARTFYTIGLNYNPDYPIRLMLNYTITDEESAVALENNRFDALLQVVF from the coding sequence ATGACTAAATACCCCCTGATTATTGGCGCATTTCTCCTTCCTGTGACCGTGTGGGCTCAGAACATTGAACCCCAAGCGGAAGAAACTCCCCCTGATGTCACGGAAACCGAGGTGGTTGAAGCGACTGAAGGTTCCGTTGAATCGACAGAAACTACGGTTCAGACGGCACCACCACCTCCTGTGGTTGAGGCCGAGCCTGCACCAAGTGCTGTCTCGGCCGTAGAACCAAACGGCGGTGTCCTCGTTAACCCACCATCGCTAAGCAATCACCCCGTGGATGTGGCCCTCAATGTGGAGCAGCGAGAAGAGGGAGTTGAAAACCCTTACCTTTGGAACCTGAGAATTGGCGGGTATTTGAGGACTGGTTTCACCGATATCCAAAACGATCCCAACAACGACCTCTTTGGACGAAACGACGGGTTTGTAGTCGCGTCAGCGCGACTAACCATCGAAGGTGATATCCTCGAGCAGTTGACGTTCCGACTACAGCTTGACGGCGCGATCGATCAGGACTTGGGAGGTACGCGGCCATTAAGCCAGCTCGACACGCGGTTGCGTGACGCGATCATCGCTTGGAAGCCTCTCGACTTCGTTAGAATCAACGCCGGCCAGTTCAAAGCGCCGTTTGAGGTCGAAGAGACTTACTCTCGAGCGGAGCAACTTTTCGTTCAAAACTCGGTCGCAAGTCGTGGAGTTGGGGTGACTGAAGGGTTTGCCGTGGACGGGCTTGCGCGTGATCGCGAAGCAGGTGTCATGCTTGACGCGCCGATCATCCGCTTTGGGTCCGAGGACGGCCTTGGCGTGCGCTACGCGCTCGCTTTGACGAACGGACGTCCCGCATCGCTTCAAGGCAACGACAACGATTCATTCGCTACCTATGGCCGACTCGAGGTCTACTGGGCGGAGATGGTCCGGCTCGGCGGTGCCGTCCAGATCAATGAAGAGCGCCTCCAGGCAGAAGAAGCCGATTTCATTGACCAAGACGTCTTTGGTTTTACGGCTGACCTGACGTTCCAGCACTCAGGCGTAACCCTAATCGGAAATTTCACGCAGACCACATCAGAGATTGCAGCGATCTCGGCGCAACCTTCGGTCACGTCCACCGGATACCAGGTGAGCCTTGCGTATCAGGAGCCATTCTTCGGCTTCCAACCTGCCTTTCGCTACGCATATCTAGACCCGACATCGGATACGTCTGGACAGACTCCCGACCCACTTTTTGAAAATGATGCCAGAACCTTCTACACCATTGGATTGAACTATAATCCGGATTACCCGATTCGGTTGATGCTCAACTACACCATCACGGACGAAGAATCTGCGGTGGCTCTGGAAAACAATCGCTTTGACGCGTTGTTACAGGTGGTCTTTTGA
- the thrS gene encoding threonine--tRNA ligase, with product MSSPAQELSKSEQLYRIRHSASHIMATAILEIFPDAKLAIGPPIKDGFYYDFELPRPITPEDFEEIEKRMAAAISANQKFIQEEWPKERAREFFKDQPYKLELIEGIEGDTVSTYTNGPFTDLCAGPHVGYTKKCKNFKLLKVAGAYWRGDEKKPMLQRIYGTAWSSKEELENHLHMLEEAKRRDHRRLAKELELFGFESVAPGSVFWKPLGWASYRTLQSYFRELEEKNGYEEIFNPLLYKKELFEQSGHWDHYQENMFVLHSHDQTYCLKPMNCPDTMLYFKSKRRSYRELPLRVAEFGVLHRNELQGALSGATRVRQMCQDDAHIFVMEDQIQGEITNLLGMIDEAYGLLGLEYDLELSTRPEDHMGDPALWDLAEDALKAALNASGKVYRVNEGDGAFYGPKIDIQLRDCLGRSWQCATIQLDFQLPRRFELTYAASDNSERTPVVIHRAIAGTLERFFAILVEHFAGAFPTWLAPVQAIILAITDDQNDYAWKLANELKKHGVRVEVDDRNEKTGYKIREAETRKIPYMLVVGGKEAEAGTVAVRSYTDGQRGVMPFEDLKAEILERIETRALDVKIFKSELAIVEEDEEVDEMVERGY from the coding sequence ATGTCTTCGCCAGCTCAAGAACTCTCCAAATCAGAACAACTTTACAGGATCAGGCACTCGGCTTCCCACATCATGGCGACGGCAATTCTGGAGATCTTTCCAGACGCCAAGCTCGCGATTGGCCCGCCGATCAAAGACGGATTCTATTACGATTTTGAACTCCCACGGCCCATCACTCCAGAAGATTTCGAAGAAATCGAAAAGCGCATGGCCGCTGCGATTTCTGCAAATCAGAAGTTCATTCAAGAGGAATGGCCGAAGGAAAGAGCCCGCGAATTCTTCAAAGACCAGCCCTATAAACTAGAGCTGATCGAGGGAATTGAGGGCGATACGGTCTCGACGTACACGAACGGCCCGTTTACCGACCTCTGTGCGGGCCCACACGTGGGCTACACAAAGAAGTGCAAGAACTTCAAATTGCTGAAAGTGGCAGGCGCGTACTGGCGAGGCGACGAGAAGAAGCCCATGCTGCAGCGCATCTACGGGACTGCTTGGTCTTCCAAAGAAGAATTGGAGAACCATCTCCACATGCTCGAAGAAGCTAAGCGACGTGATCATCGTCGACTCGCAAAAGAACTCGAGCTCTTTGGCTTTGAATCGGTCGCCCCTGGGAGTGTCTTCTGGAAGCCGCTTGGTTGGGCGTCCTACAGAACGCTTCAAAGCTACTTCAGGGAACTCGAGGAGAAGAACGGATACGAGGAAATCTTCAATCCACTTCTCTACAAGAAGGAGCTCTTTGAGCAGTCCGGTCACTGGGACCATTATCAGGAAAACATGTTTGTCCTGCATTCGCATGACCAAACGTATTGCCTAAAGCCAATGAACTGCCCGGACACCATGCTCTACTTCAAGAGCAAGAGGCGCTCGTACCGTGAGCTACCCTTGCGCGTAGCGGAGTTTGGGGTTCTGCACCGAAATGAGCTTCAAGGCGCGCTCTCCGGAGCCACCCGCGTACGTCAGATGTGCCAGGATGACGCCCATATCTTCGTGATGGAAGACCAGATTCAAGGTGAGATCACGAACCTGTTAGGAATGATCGACGAGGCCTATGGCCTTTTGGGCTTGGAATACGACCTCGAGCTTTCGACGCGACCAGAGGACCATATGGGCGACCCAGCCCTTTGGGATCTCGCAGAGGATGCTCTCAAGGCGGCTCTCAACGCTTCCGGAAAAGTGTATCGAGTCAACGAAGGAGACGGCGCGTTCTACGGTCCGAAGATCGATATTCAGCTGCGCGATTGTCTCGGCCGATCCTGGCAGTGCGCGACGATCCAGCTAGACTTCCAGCTGCCAAGGCGATTTGAACTAACCTACGCCGCATCGGATAACTCAGAGAGAACTCCGGTCGTAATCCACCGAGCTATTGCGGGAACACTTGAGCGTTTCTTTGCGATCTTGGTTGAACACTTCGCGGGTGCGTTCCCCACATGGCTCGCCCCAGTTCAAGCTATCATCCTCGCCATCACCGACGATCAAAATGATTACGCGTGGAAACTCGCGAATGAATTAAAGAAACACGGTGTAAGGGTTGAGGTCGACGACCGAAATGAGAAGACCGGATATAAGATCCGTGAGGCTGAGACGCGCAAGATCCCCTATATGCTCGTCGTCGGCGGAAAAGAAGCCGAGGCTGGAACCGTAGCCGTGCGCTCTTACACCGATGGACAACGCGGTGTGATGCCGTTTGAGGACCTGAAGGCGGAAATTCTCGAACGAATTGAGACACGTGCGCTCGACGTTAAGATTTTCAAGTCTGAGCTCGCGATCGTTGAAGAGGATGAGGAAGTCGATGAAATGGTCGAGAGAGGCTACTGA
- a CDS encoding inositol monophosphatase family protein produces MGSFALERRCAEAVAREAGHLLLEERRRGFEVEYKAPNDVVTRVDRWVERHVVAALKSLFPEDRFHGEEYGEDGEGARVWLIDPIDGTLNFARGIPMYVVSIALQVDGESVVGVIYDPNRDELFSAAIGEGLNLNGKAVGVSAIEEMSEAVLATGFPPPRGRDDVDNIPHFADLARKTRNIRRLGSAALDLAYVSVGRLDGFWEFNLSPWDTAAGYLLVAEGGGKVTNERGAGYTGWQTGIVATNGSIHDSVLLALGKEK; encoded by the coding sequence ATGGGAAGTTTTGCTCTCGAAAGGCGTTGTGCCGAGGCCGTTGCGCGTGAGGCGGGGCATTTGCTCCTCGAAGAGCGTCGGCGCGGCTTTGAAGTGGAGTACAAGGCGCCTAATGATGTGGTCACTCGCGTGGATCGTTGGGTTGAAAGGCATGTCGTGGCCGCGCTCAAGTCGCTTTTCCCCGAAGATCGTTTTCATGGCGAAGAATATGGCGAAGACGGCGAGGGGGCGCGTGTTTGGTTGATCGACCCGATTGATGGGACGCTGAATTTTGCGCGCGGCATCCCCATGTACGTTGTTTCCATCGCTCTTCAGGTCGATGGCGAGAGCGTGGTGGGGGTGATTTACGATCCCAACCGAGACGAACTCTTTAGCGCTGCGATCGGTGAGGGACTGAATCTAAACGGGAAGGCTGTGGGTGTGTCAGCGATAGAGGAAATGTCTGAAGCCGTGTTGGCTACAGGGTTTCCGCCTCCTAGAGGTCGTGATGATGTGGATAATATCCCGCATTTTGCTGACCTCGCCCGCAAGACGAGAAATATTCGAAGACTGGGTTCTGCTGCTCTCGATTTAGCATACGTATCTGTTGGTAGATTAGACGGATTTTGGGAATTTAACCTGAGTCCCTGGGACACCGCTGCTGGGTATTTGTTGGTCGCTGAAGGTGGAGGAAAGGTGACGAACGAACGTGGTGCGGGTTATACGGGTTGGCAAACCGGGATCGTTGCCACCAACGGGTCGATACACGACTCGGTCCTCCTAGCTCTTGGAAAAGAGAAATGA
- a CDS encoding MATE family efflux transporter: MALSVDLKRAKTILVLGGPIVIAMFTQTFINVVDTIFVGKLDPSYATPGQAALGFSLPILWSLAGFLAAIGIGTQAMTARRIGSQKPEEAGVVLTNSIVVAIVGSLIFTVLGWFIVPPFFEFLTRNQNVLNLGIPYAQIRVLGILGMVLTTSYKGFFDGIGSTRVHMYAALVMNAANIGLNYIFIFGWGPIPAMYVTGAAVASLLSTFIGLVMMVVWSLRGKYRKPHRYYRPRTLNPKLMWEIVKLSVPSGAAQLFVMSGVLMFLKIIGMLDETAVEQTLRVSDFYAALPEWMQWQEAIRTATATTGTLFVTDWNFALISGRPPVYTTAAKLVIDLLSIGFVMCIAFGTATATLVSKSMGEKRFDLAEAYGWDSVKIGSYFFGAIGLIIILQPAFFLDLLTDDPQVINAAIPGLRIMAALEIFIAMALILTQALFGAGNTRFVMWIELILHGLCLAPLTYLFGVVLDFGFLGVWLSATIYVMALAVAMAWKFWEGSWKEIEV, encoded by the coding sequence ATGGCTCTAAGTGTTGATTTAAAACGAGCAAAGACGATTTTGGTCCTGGGTGGGCCTATCGTCATTGCCATGTTCACTCAGACATTCATCAACGTCGTTGACACGATTTTTGTTGGAAAACTGGATCCTAGCTACGCAACGCCCGGCCAAGCCGCGCTTGGGTTTTCCCTGCCTATCCTCTGGAGCCTAGCCGGCTTCCTTGCCGCCATTGGCATCGGTACCCAGGCGATGACGGCACGCCGTATCGGCTCACAAAAACCGGAAGAAGCCGGGGTCGTTCTCACGAACTCTATTGTCGTGGCCATCGTCGGATCGCTCATATTCACGGTACTGGGATGGTTCATTGTCCCTCCCTTTTTTGAATTCCTGACTCGAAACCAGAACGTCCTGAATCTCGGTATTCCTTACGCTCAGATTCGTGTGCTCGGCATTCTCGGGATGGTCCTGACCACGAGCTATAAGGGCTTTTTCGACGGAATCGGCAGCACCCGCGTTCATATGTACGCTGCGCTTGTGATGAACGCAGCAAACATAGGACTCAACTATATTTTCATATTCGGCTGGGGTCCTATCCCGGCCATGTACGTAACGGGCGCGGCAGTCGCGAGCCTTCTCTCGACGTTCATCGGACTCGTGATGATGGTAGTCTGGAGCCTCCGCGGCAAATACCGAAAGCCGCATCGCTACTACAGACCGCGAACTCTTAATCCAAAGCTCATGTGGGAGATCGTAAAACTCAGCGTACCAAGCGGCGCCGCACAACTCTTTGTGATGTCGGGCGTGCTGATGTTCCTCAAGATCATCGGCATGCTCGATGAGACTGCAGTCGAACAGACCCTGAGAGTCAGCGATTTCTACGCAGCACTCCCCGAATGGATGCAGTGGCAGGAAGCAATTCGAACGGCCACGGCAACCACAGGGACGCTCTTCGTCACGGATTGGAATTTCGCCCTGATCTCCGGGCGTCCACCTGTCTACACCACCGCAGCAAAGCTCGTGATCGACCTGCTTAGCATCGGGTTTGTGATGTGCATCGCGTTCGGAACCGCAACCGCAACGCTGGTCTCCAAATCGATGGGAGAGAAGAGGTTTGACCTCGCGGAAGCCTACGGATGGGACTCGGTAAAGATCGGCTCTTACTTCTTTGGCGCGATCGGACTGATCATCATCTTACAGCCTGCCTTCTTCCTGGACCTCCTGACGGACGACCCGCAGGTCATCAACGCCGCAATTCCGGGCCTTAGAATCATGGCAGCGCTTGAGATCTTCATCGCGATGGCCCTCATTCTCACACAGGCACTCTTCGGTGCCGGGAACACACGATTCGTCATGTGGATCGAGCTTATTCTCCACGGCTTGTGCCTGGCCCCACTGACCTATCTTTTCGGCGTAGTTCTCGATTTCGGGTTCCTCGGCGTTTGGCTCTCGGCCACGATCTACGTCATGGCGCTCGCGGTCGCGATGGCTTGGAAATTCTGGGAAGGCTCCTGGAAAGAAATCGAAGTCTAA
- a CDS encoding OmpA family protein, producing the protein MSFRNILMSLASVTLATVLVGCGPEYPKCDNDDDCASSERGKAEGKTFCLNGLCQQCKEDSHCGDASLECVAGSCEQIPGFCSSTSDCPGNQKCRGNRCGAECESNDECADGQECQGGSCVAKSECTADADCSDGQVCESGRCVSPSACQLDTVYFGYDDASVDGDARSTLQRNAECIKSRNLSVTIEGHCDERGTSEYNIALGERRARNASEYLRSLGVARDKVNTLSYGEERLVRECGEEGPESCHRMNRRAEMSIR; encoded by the coding sequence ATGAGTTTCCGGAACATCTTGATGTCTTTGGCTAGCGTGACACTCGCTACAGTTTTGGTCGGCTGTGGCCCTGAGTATCCGAAGTGCGACAATGACGATGACTGCGCTTCAAGCGAACGGGGAAAAGCGGAAGGGAAAACGTTTTGCCTCAATGGCCTTTGCCAACAATGTAAAGAGGATAGCCATTGTGGTGATGCCTCTCTCGAATGTGTTGCGGGAAGTTGTGAACAGATTCCTGGTTTTTGCTCGTCAACCTCGGATTGTCCGGGTAACCAAAAATGCCGTGGCAACCGTTGTGGAGCTGAATGCGAGTCGAATGACGAATGTGCAGACGGTCAAGAGTGCCAGGGCGGAAGCTGTGTGGCTAAATCCGAGTGTACCGCGGATGCAGACTGTAGCGATGGACAAGTTTGCGAATCCGGTCGCTGTGTTAGCCCCTCGGCATGCCAACTTGATACCGTGTACTTCGGATACGATGACGCGAGTGTAGATGGCGATGCACGCTCGACGCTTCAGCGAAACGCTGAGTGCATCAAGAGCCGTAACCTGAGCGTGACTATCGAGGGGCATTGCGATGAGCGAGGAACCTCGGAATACAACATCGCCCTCGGAGAGCGCCGCGCACGTAACGCGTCTGAATACTTGCGAAGCCTGGGTGTGGCTCGTGACAAGGTCAACACTCTGAGCTACGGAGAAGAACGACTTGTCCGCGAATGCGGAGAAGAAGGTCCGGAAAGCTGCCACCGAATGAATCGTCGCGCAGAGATGTCGATTCGATAG
- a CDS encoding tetratricopeptide repeat protein — protein MMRYLVMLMAVVFLSGCVPIWTGSTMQDDIAALKAEQARQNETLEEKQKELSAMVESARNDVASLNQMTKEATELLARNNADFGLELEQVRQELQRLVGKMEETDFNLQRLQSDLRMFKEDVDIRFADGGGTPLPEKADELYKFAQDKFKNRDFRAARKALESFAVKHARDSRMADVVFMMGETYFEEGEWVSAVFEYQKVFKNYPRSSKAGDAVFRIGESYVQLKKCQEAQLFYESVVSDYPKSTYVSQARERLSKMKGGQCP, from the coding sequence ATGATGCGTTATCTGGTGATGTTGATGGCAGTCGTTTTTCTTTCTGGATGTGTCCCGATTTGGACGGGCTCGACCATGCAAGACGATATTGCCGCGCTTAAAGCGGAGCAGGCGCGTCAGAATGAAACGCTTGAAGAGAAACAAAAAGAACTCTCCGCCATGGTTGAAAGTGCACGAAACGACGTGGCGTCTCTCAATCAGATGACCAAGGAAGCCACTGAGCTCTTGGCTCGAAACAATGCGGATTTTGGTCTTGAGCTGGAGCAAGTTCGCCAGGAGCTTCAGCGTTTGGTCGGGAAAATGGAGGAGACTGACTTTAACCTTCAGAGACTCCAGTCTGATTTGAGGATGTTTAAAGAGGACGTGGATATTCGCTTTGCGGACGGTGGTGGAACGCCATTGCCTGAGAAGGCCGACGAGCTCTACAAATTTGCTCAGGATAAGTTCAAGAATCGAGACTTCAGGGCTGCTCGAAAAGCTCTTGAGTCCTTCGCCGTCAAACATGCACGAGACTCGCGAATGGCTGACGTCGTGTTCATGATGGGGGAGACCTATTTCGAAGAAGGTGAGTGGGTTAGCGCGGTCTTTGAGTACCAAAAGGTGTTCAAGAACTATCCACGCTCTTCAAAGGCTGGAGATGCCGTGTTTCGAATCGGAGAGAGCTACGTCCAGCTCAAGAAGTGCCAGGAAGCTCAACTCTTCTACGAGTCAGTTGTCAGTGATTATCCTAAAAGTACCTATGTCTCTCAGGCTCGAGAGAGACTCTCAAAAATGAAGGGGGGCCAATGCCCTTGA